The following nucleotide sequence is from Thermostaphylospora chromogena.
TCGCCGTGGGCCGGGTGCGCGGCCTGTTCGACCCGGTGCTGGAGGCGCTGCCCACCCTCGGCGTGCTGACCGTGCTCCTGGTCGGCGCGATCCGGCTGGAATCCGGCTCCATCACCGCCGGCACGCTGGTCGAGGTCTCCTACCTGTTCACCCTGCTCGCCTTCCCGATCAGGGCGCTCGGCTGGGTGCTCGGCGAGCTGCCGCGCAGCGTCGTCGGCTGGCGGAGGGTGCAGGACGTGCTGTCGGCGACCGGCTCCATGGAGTACGGGGACGCCGACCTGCCCGGCGACGGGCCCGTCGCCGTGGAGGTGAAGGGGCTGAGCTACGCCTACGACGACATGCACGTCCTGCACGGGGTCGACTTCGAGGTACCGGCCGGCCGCACCGTGGCGCTGGTCGGCCCCACCGGCTCGGGCAAGTCCACGCTCGCCGCCGCACTCGTGCGGCTGATCGACCCGGTGGCGGGAGCCGTACGGCTGAACGGCGTCGACCTGCGCGAGGTCCGTCGCGGCGGAGTCACCGACGCCGTGGCGCTGGTGCCGCAGCAGACGTTCATGTTCGACGACACCGTGCGCGGCAACATCACCCTGGGCAGGCCCGTCCCCGACGAAGAGGTGTGGGCCGCGCTGCGCCTGGCCCAGGCCGACGGCTTCGTCAGCGCCCTGCCGCCGGCCTCGACACCAGGGTGGGGGAGCGCGGTGCGACGCTGTCCGGTGGGCAGCGCCAGCGCATCGCCCTGGCCCGCGCCCTGGTCCGGCGCCCCCGCCTGCTCGTCCTCGACGACGCGACCTCCAGCGTCGACCCGCAGGTCGAGGCGAGGATCCTGCAAGGGCTGCGTGAGGGCGTCGCGTCCTCGACCGTGGTCGTGGTCGCCTACCGCATGGCCACGATCGCCCTCGCCGACGAGGTCGTCTACCTGGAGGGGGGCAAGGTCGTCGACCGGGGCCGCCACGAGGAGCTGCTCGACCGCTGCGCCGGCTACCGCGACCTGGTCACCGCCTACGAGCGCGAGGAGGCCGAGCGCGCCGCGCGCGCCGACGGAGACCTGTCCGGCCTGGAAGATCTCGACGACATCGAAGGAGTGTCCGCGTGAGTCTGCAGGGCGTCGAGCGCTCGGCGATCGCCACCGTACGGGCAGGGCTGTCCCTGACGCCGGAGTTCCGCAGGGGGCTGCTGGGCACCCTGGCGCTCGCCGTGGTCGCCACCGCCGGGAAGGTCATCGTGCCGATCGCGGTGCAGCAGACCATCGACGTCGGGCTCGGAGGACCCCGGCCCGACGTCGGCTACATCCGCTCGGCCGTGATCGCGTGCGCCGTCGCCGTGCTCGTCACCGCGTTCGCCTCGTACTGGATGAACGTGCGCCTGTACAAGGCGACCGAGGCCTCGCTGGCCACCCTGCGGGAGCGCGGCTTCCGGCACGTGCACGACCTGTCGGTGCTCACGCAGAACGCCGAACGGCGCGGCGCCCTGGTCTCCCGGGTCACCACGGACGTGGACCAGATCACCACGTTCATGCAGTCCGGCGGGCTGACCATCATCGTGTCGACGGGCCAGGTCCTGGTGGCCAGCGCCCTGATGTTGTTCTACTCCTGGCAGCTGACGCTGCTGGCGTGGGCGTGCTTCGTACCGCTCGCGTTCGCGCTGCCGCGGTTCCAGCGGTGGCTGTCGGCCGCCTACACGCAGGTGCGTCAGCGCACCGGCGACGTGCTGGCCGCCGTGTCCGAGGCCGTCGTCGGCGCCGCCGTCATCCGCGCCTACGGGGCCGAGGACCGCACCGCCGAGCGGCTGGACGCCGCCATCGACGCCAACCGCGCCGCGCAGACCCGCGCTCAGCGGATCATCGCCACCGTCTTCCCGCTCACCGAGATCATGGCCGCGGTGGCCGTCGCGGGGGTCGTGCTCCTGGGCGTGCGGCTCGGCGCGGACGGCGACATCACCGCCGGCCGCCTGGTGGCCTTCCTGTTTCTGATCACACTCTTCATCGCACCGCTGCAGGTGGCCACGGAGGTCCTCAACGAGGCGCAGAACGCGATCGCGGGCTGGCGGCGCATCCTCGACGTGCTCGACACCCCGCCGGACGTCGCCGACCCCGGCCCGTCCGGCGTCGAGACGCCCCGCGGCCCGATCTCGGTGTCCTTCCAGAACGTCGGCTTCGCCTATCCCGGCGGGCCGCCCGTCCTGCACGACATCGACGTGGACATCCCGCCGTGCTCCCGCATCGCCGTCGTCGGTGAGACCGGCTCGGGCAAGACCACCTTCGCCAAGCTGCTGACCCGGCTCATGGACCCCACCTCGGGCCGGATCACGGTGGACGGGTACGACCTGCGCGAGATGCGCTTCTCCTCCCTGCGGGAGCGCATCGTCATGGTCCCCCAGGACGGGTTCCTGTTCGACGGCACGCTCGCCGACAACATCCGGTACGGCAAGCCCTCCGCCACCGACGAGGAGATCCGCCGCGCCCTGACCGAACTCGGCCTCGCCGACTGGCTGGAGAACCTGCCCGCCGGCCTGGACACCCGCGTGGGCCAGCGCGGTGAGTCCCTGTCGGCGGGTGAGCGCCAGCTCGTCGCGCTCGCCCGCGCCTACCTGGCCGATCCCGACCTGCTGCTGCTGGACGAAGCCACCTCCGCCGTGGACCCCGCCACCGAGGTGCGGCTGGCGCGGGCGCTGGAGGGCGTCACCCGCGGCCGTACCTCCGTCACCATCGCCCACCGGTTGTCCACCGCCGAGGCCGCGGACGAGATCCTCGTCTTCGACAAGGGGCGCATCGCGCAGCGCGGCCCGCACGCCCTCCTGGTGGCCCAGCCCGGCCCGTACGCCGACCTGCACGCCAACTGGGTCGCCGCGGCCCGCTCCTGACCGCCGTCCACCGCCGCCGCTACCGGCCCGCGGACGGGGTGGCGGCGGGCGCGGGCCGGGGAGCGGGACCGTAGGCGAGGTAGGCGGCGACCGATCCGGCCGCGGCCAGGACGAGCAGGATCGCGGCGGCGGCCGCGGCCAGGCGCGTTCGGCTGCGCGAGCGAGCGGCCCGCGCCGGGACGCCGGACGGGCGCGTACCCGATCGGGGCCGCCGGGGCGGGTCCGGTGCGCGGGGACGGTCCGCGCCGACCAGCGTCCGGTAGATCCGGCGTGCGGCGGGACGGTCCGCCGGGTCGGCGGCGAGCGCCCGGTTCAGCGCCGCCCGCAGCGGCGCGGGGAGGTCCGCGTTCCGCAGGGTCGCCTCCGCCGCGCCCCCGCCCGCAGGGCCGCCGGGCGGAGGCGCGGCGGTCCCGGTGGCGGCGTACAGGACGGTCGCCGCCCAGGCGAGGACGTCGGCGGCGGTTTCGGGGCCGGCGGGGCGCGAAGAAGCGACCGGGCCGGAGTCCGGGGGCGGCGCGGGGGCCGGGACGAGGGGAGCGGCGAGCCGGGGGAAGCCGACCAGCTTCGGTCCCGTGGCGACCCACCGCACGGTCGCGGGACGCACGTCGCCGTGGACCAGGCCCGCCTCGTGGAGGGAACTCAGGGCGAGGGCCGTGCCGACGGCGAGCCGGTCGAGACGGGGGCCGGTGAGAGGTCCCCCGGCCGCGACGAGTTCCCGCAGGTCCGGCCCGTCCACGTACTCCATCGCCAGGTAGGCCGATTCCTCGTCGACGTCGAATCCGGCGACGGCGGCGGCGCAGAACGACCCCGCCCGGGAGAGCGTGTGCGCCGTCGTCGCGAACCGCCGCCGGAAGTCCGCGTCGCCGTCGTGACGGACGACTTTCACCGCCACACGCGTCCCCGCGGCGTCCGCCGCCAGGTAGACGTCCGGTGCGCGCAGCTCACGCTCCACCGTGTACGGGCCGACGCGCTCGGGCGTCCCTTCCCGGGAGAGGACGATCAACCGTCCCATGGCCGCCCCACCGGTCCTGTCCCCGCGATCGAATCGCGAAACCGCCTCGTGATTGGAGGATATGCCTCGGCGTGGGTTCCCGCGACGCCCGCGGCGTCGCGGCCGCCGAGGGGAGGGCCGGGGGCG
It contains:
- a CDS encoding ABC transporter ATP-binding protein, encoding MSLQGVERSAIATVRAGLSLTPEFRRGLLGTLALAVVATAGKVIVPIAVQQTIDVGLGGPRPDVGYIRSAVIACAVAVLVTAFASYWMNVRLYKATEASLATLRERGFRHVHDLSVLTQNAERRGALVSRVTTDVDQITTFMQSGGLTIIVSTGQVLVASALMLFYSWQLTLLAWACFVPLAFALPRFQRWLSAAYTQVRQRTGDVLAAVSEAVVGAAVIRAYGAEDRTAERLDAAIDANRAAQTRAQRIIATVFPLTEIMAAVAVAGVVLLGVRLGADGDITAGRLVAFLFLITLFIAPLQVATEVLNEAQNAIAGWRRILDVLDTPPDVADPGPSGVETPRGPISVSFQNVGFAYPGGPPVLHDIDVDIPPCSRIAVVGETGSGKTTFAKLLTRLMDPTSGRITVDGYDLREMRFSSLRERIVMVPQDGFLFDGTLADNIRYGKPSATDEEIRRALTELGLADWLENLPAGLDTRVGQRGESLSAGERQLVALARAYLADPDLLLLDEATSAVDPATEVRLARALEGVTRGRTSVTIAHRLSTAEAADEILVFDKGRIAQRGPHALLVAQPGPYADLHANWVAAARS
- a CDS encoding protein kinase, translated to MGRLIVLSREGTPERVGPYTVERELRAPDVYLAADAAGTRVAVKVVRHDGDADFRRRFATTAHTLSRAGSFCAAAVAGFDVDEESAYLAMEYVDGPDLRELVAAGGPLTGPRLDRLAVGTALALSSLHEAGLVHGDVRPATVRWVATGPKLVGFPRLAAPLVPAPAPPPDSGPVASSRPAGPETAADVLAWAATVLYAATGTAAPPPGGPAGGGAAEATLRNADLPAPLRAALNRALAADPADRPAARRIYRTLVGADRPRAPDPPRRPRSGTRPSGVPARAARSRSRTRLAAAAAAILLVLAAAGSVAAYLAYGPAPRPAPAATPSAGR